In Dehalogenimonas etheniformans, one genomic interval encodes:
- a CDS encoding ABC transporter permease, producing the protein MIDQAAERNSMPSSPELVTTRVHRTLWADAWIRLRRNKLAVVGGLIVLVIALAAIFAPWITPYDYAFQDYSAVMQPPSTVHWFGTDELGRDVFARMLYGARTSLMVGFFTQFIVLLIGLPIGAFAGFIGGKIDNVLMRFVDIMYAFPDILLIILLSAVMRETSFAKFGGGIFVIFLAIGLVSWVGIARLVRGQVLSLKQRDFVTAARSLGGDSRYITMRHVIPNALGPVIVAITFGVPRAIFAEAALSYIGIGIKPPTPSWGAMIRDGFAVLNAYPHLVIIPAAAIALLMLAFTFLGDGLRDALDPRMKR; encoded by the coding sequence ATGATTGATCAAGCGGCAGAACGAAATTCTATGCCGTCCTCGCCTGAATTGGTGACCACGCGAGTTCACCGCACGCTGTGGGCCGACGCATGGATCCGGCTGCGTCGCAATAAATTAGCAGTCGTTGGCGGTCTTATCGTTCTCGTTATCGCATTGGCGGCTATTTTTGCACCCTGGATCACCCCTTATGATTATGCCTTCCAGGATTACTCTGCAGTTATGCAGCCACCAAGTACCGTTCACTGGTTTGGCACCGATGAATTGGGGCGCGATGTCTTTGCACGGATGCTGTACGGCGCGCGAACCTCGTTAATGGTCGGATTCTTTACGCAATTTATCGTCCTTCTTATTGGATTACCCATAGGGGCTTTCGCCGGGTTTATCGGTGGCAAGATAGATAATGTCCTAATGCGCTTCGTGGATATCATGTATGCTTTCCCCGACATCCTGTTAATTATCCTGCTTAGTGCCGTAATGAGAGAGACCAGTTTTGCCAAATTCGGCGGCGGAATATTCGTGATCTTCCTGGCTATCGGACTAGTATCCTGGGTAGGCATCGCGCGTCTGGTACGCGGTCAGGTGCTGTCATTGAAACAACGTGATTTCGTTACTGCTGCTCGCTCGCTGGGCGGTGACAGCCGCTATATAACGATGAGGCATGTGATACCAAATGCGCTGGGTCCAGTGATCGTGGCCATAACATTCGGCGTACCCCGCGCGATCTTCGCCGAAGCCGCATTAAGCTATATCGGTATCGGTATCAAACCGCCGACTCCAAGCTGGGGCGCAATGATTCGCGATGGCTTCGCAGTGTTAAATGCGTACCCTCATCTTGTCATCATTCCCGCCGCGGCTATTGCTTTGTTAATGCTGGCATTCACATTTTTGGGTGATGGCTTGCGCGATGCACTGGACCCGAGGATGAAAAGATAA
- a CDS encoding ABC transporter permease produces the protein MAKYIARRLLWMLLVLFAVATITFVLMHLVPGGPWDRAKALAPQVIENLNEKYGLDKPLIVQFGTYIWNALHGDLGISYIYQDRNVTDIIMGGLPVSAILGLTAFALAIILGVGLGIAAALKQNSFIDYFSVGYATIFASVPGFVLGIFLMYIFSIQLHWLPTSGWGGIQPIIMPAVALAALPAAYTARITRASMLDVIRQDYVRTARAKGLPERQVLLRHIGRNAMIPVVTVAGPELAALVSGSFIIETLFSVPGIGRLFVAGVFQRDYGLIMGAILFYAFAVALVNLVVDVLYAVIDPRIRYD, from the coding sequence ATGGCTAAGTACATCGCTCGCCGCCTTTTATGGATGCTGCTTGTCCTTTTTGCGGTAGCTACGATCACTTTTGTTCTAATGCACCTGGTTCCGGGAGGTCCATGGGACAGGGCAAAAGCGCTAGCTCCCCAAGTTATTGAAAATCTGAATGAGAAGTACGGACTGGACAAACCTCTCATCGTCCAGTTCGGGACTTATATCTGGAACGCCTTACACGGCGACCTGGGGATCTCTTATATTTACCAAGATCGTAACGTGACAGATATCATTATGGGAGGTCTTCCCGTCAGTGCGATATTGGGACTTACGGCTTTTGCCTTGGCGATTATTTTAGGGGTGGGTCTGGGTATTGCAGCTGCGCTTAAACAAAATTCATTTATAGACTATTTTTCAGTCGGGTACGCCACGATTTTTGCCAGCGTTCCAGGATTTGTTCTCGGCATTTTCCTAATGTATATATTTTCTATCCAGTTACATTGGTTGCCAACCAGCGGATGGGGAGGGATACAACCTATCATCATGCCAGCGGTGGCATTAGCAGCATTGCCAGCCGCTTATACGGCACGTATTACCCGCGCTTCAATGCTCGACGTCATTAGACAAGACTATGTACGTACCGCAAGGGCAAAGGGTTTACCTGAGCGGCAAGTTTTACTCAGGCACATCGGAAGGAATGCGATGATCCCGGTGGTCACCGTTGCCGGGCCTGAATTGGCTGCCCTCGTTTCAGGTTCATTTATTATCGAAACTTTGTTTTCCGTACCGGGCATAGGCCGGCTTTTTGTGGCAGGTGTCTTTCAGCGAGATTATGGCTTGATTATGGGAGCGATTCTTTTTTACGCTTTTGCCGTAGCCTTGGTGAATTTAGTCGTTGACGTACTTTATGCTGTGATAGATCCAAGGATCCGCTATGATTGA
- a CDS encoding ABC transporter substrate-binding protein, with the protein MAEHGMDFTRRDFVKGATVITGGILVFGAEACGGTTTPTTTTAPPTTTKPLEKLPQLKFQFANTGSNPNIAAFLQGQLKQNLNVDLTLEPMESAAFQNLVNAKNHTWSFYGWGADYPDPENFLQTIYGTNQGNNKSGYSNATVDANIASAMKELDNTKRLALWDSVHKQVVDDCPGIYVFNRERFNLVAPALKPTLKPTGQDGQVMGDRLLRGVSMPSGKLRLNLGGDVNTLDTNIASWASSLSILFNLFDGLLGFDQNLNLVPVVASVLPSTTNGGISADGKTYTFTLKSNVTWSDGKPCTAADFEYSIKRMLAKDTAAEYASMYFNIVGGEAYNAGTGPVTGVGVTALSATSLQIKLVAAQPTFPQVMALWPVYPVRKDVIDSKGSTAAFQAGNLIGNGPFTLTEWVPLDHITLKANANYWGTKPTLTEITFKQITDSQASLAAYKNGEIDMTGVPAGTEKATIADPTYGPQIVRGADLTTYAFQYNMTKAPLTNKLLRQALATAIDRDTYINTIRGGVGHPTTCWIPPGMPGYDATIGAAYKFDAAKAKTLLTQAGYTP; encoded by the coding sequence ATGGCCGAACATGGTATGGACTTTACCCGAAGGGACTTCGTCAAAGGCGCCACGGTAATCACCGGCGGCATCTTGGTCTTCGGCGCAGAAGCCTGCGGCGGGACCACCACCCCCACTACCACTACTGCTCCGCCCACGACCACCAAGCCACTAGAGAAGTTACCACAACTCAAATTCCAGTTCGCAAACACCGGCAGCAACCCTAACATCGCCGCATTCCTTCAAGGACAGCTGAAGCAGAACCTGAATGTTGATCTTACCCTCGAACCGATGGAATCGGCTGCCTTCCAGAACCTGGTCAACGCCAAGAACCACACTTGGTCGTTCTACGGTTGGGGCGCTGACTATCCGGATCCGGAAAACTTCCTTCAGACGATCTACGGGACTAACCAGGGTAACAACAAATCCGGTTATTCGAACGCGACTGTAGACGCAAATATCGCCAGTGCGATGAAAGAACTGGATAACACGAAACGCCTGGCGTTATGGGACTCAGTCCACAAACAAGTTGTTGATGATTGCCCCGGCATCTACGTTTTCAACCGGGAACGCTTTAACCTCGTTGCCCCTGCGTTGAAACCGACTCTCAAACCCACCGGCCAGGACGGGCAGGTCATGGGCGACCGTTTGCTCCGCGGAGTCAGCATGCCCAGCGGCAAACTTCGCCTTAACCTTGGCGGCGATGTCAATACGCTTGATACCAACATTGCATCCTGGGCGAGCAGCCTGAGTATCTTATTCAACCTTTTTGATGGCCTGCTGGGATTCGACCAAAACCTTAACCTCGTTCCGGTAGTTGCATCCGTGTTGCCCTCGACAACTAACGGCGGCATCTCAGCAGACGGCAAGACCTACACTTTTACTTTGAAGAGCAACGTCACGTGGAGCGACGGCAAGCCATGCACCGCAGCTGATTTTGAGTACAGCATCAAGCGCATGTTAGCGAAGGATACCGCCGCAGAATACGCTTCGATGTATTTCAACATTGTTGGAGGCGAAGCCTATAATGCTGGCACCGGGCCAGTAACTGGCGTCGGGGTCACCGCGCTTAGCGCCACCTCACTGCAAATCAAACTTGTAGCTGCCCAGCCGACGTTCCCGCAAGTGATGGCCTTGTGGCCGGTTTATCCAGTCCGCAAGGACGTCATCGACTCCAAGGGATCAACTGCTGCATTCCAGGCTGGCAACCTCATCGGCAACGGACCATTCACCCTGACAGAATGGGTGCCATTGGATCACATCACCCTTAAGGCAAATGCGAACTATTGGGGCACCAAGCCGACCCTGACCGAGATCACCTTCAAACAGATCACCGACTCTCAAGCATCGCTTGCTGCCTACAAAAATGGCGAAATAGATATGACAGGTGTTCCTGCCGGCACTGAGAAAGCTACTATTGCGGATCCAACCTATGGCCCTCAGATCGTACGTGGCGCCGACCTGACCACCTACGCTTTCCAGTACAACATGACCAAAGCCCCGCTTACGAATAAGCTTCTGCGCCAGGCATTGGCCACCGCAATCGACCGCGATACCTACATCAACACTATTCGTGGCGGCGTAGGCCATCCGACTACTTGCTGGATTCCGCCGGGCATGCCGGGTTACGATGCCACTATTGGCGCGGCTTACAAATTCGATGCCGCCAAAGCCAAAACGCTTCTTACTCAGGCGGGTTATACTCCGTAG